The Planococcus versutus genome contains a region encoding:
- a CDS encoding ATP-binding protein, whose product MSYIQEDVLKRQQRTHDEYEKLIGKPGYIAPDNHLWQDILFAIVLRKPVLLKGPTGAGKTKLAESISAFFGQPMQSINCSVDLDAEALLGFKTLVQREGQSIIEFVEGPVVTAMRKGHFLYIDEINMAKAETLPILHSALDHRRMMTNPFTGEVIEAHPNFGVISAINEGYIGTAPMNEALKNRFIAFPIPYLTGQQLSELWDREFPTADKLLKSFMLNLAEDLMKQVKNGLLSEEAASIRSLLDATALSEHMDPLRAVQYAIAEKLDDESERDLFMDLAHTWKK is encoded by the coding sequence ATGTCATACATTCAAGAAGATGTTCTAAAGCGACAACAACGAACACACGATGAGTACGAAAAATTAATTGGCAAACCAGGCTATATTGCTCCAGACAATCACTTATGGCAAGATATCCTATTTGCAATTGTTTTGCGTAAACCTGTATTACTTAAAGGTCCTACAGGTGCAGGTAAGACAAAACTTGCAGAAAGTATATCCGCTTTTTTTGGACAACCTATGCAAAGTATTAACTGTTCAGTTGATTTAGATGCAGAAGCACTGTTAGGCTTTAAAACACTGGTTCAACGTGAAGGACAAAGCATTATTGAGTTTGTGGAAGGACCTGTAGTTACAGCGATGAGAAAAGGACACTTCTTATATATTGATGAAATCAATATGGCAAAAGCAGAGACTTTACCGATTCTTCATAGTGCGTTAGATCATCGGCGCATGATGACCAATCCGTTTACAGGTGAAGTTATTGAGGCTCATCCTAATTTTGGGGTTATTTCAGCAATTAACGAAGGCTATATCGGGACAGCACCAATGAACGAAGCGTTAAAAAATCGTTTTATCGCATTCCCCATTCCATATTTAACAGGACAGCAACTAAGTGAACTGTGGGATCGAGAATTTCCAACAGCTGATAAACTGTTAAAATCATTTATGTTAAATTTAGCAGAAGATTTAATGAAGCAAGTTAAAAATGGCTTGTTATCAGAAGAAGCAGCTTCGATTCGCAGTTTACTTGATGCGACGGCTCTTTCGGAACACATGGATCCTTTACGTGCAGTGCAATACGCCATTGCAGAAAAATTAGATGATGAAAGCGAACGCGATTTGTTTATGGATTTGGCTCATACTTGGAAAAAGTAG
- a CDS encoding DedA family protein yields the protein MDISFFIDLVKEYGYFSMFVFNWLLLFGLPIPNEVAAAFSGVLTEISYFKPVYAFLSAYLGLVTSNTFAYLIGRSWGHRLLNRLNQTRLKHAIGRFSGFLEKHGEWAIAFSFFLPGIRWAMPYVVGANRFPFFRYVLFAYTAGFVWMFLYFSIGRSFPYAYQSILEHVQVFLILVSTFIIILIVWRYVVSKNKTK from the coding sequence ATGGATATTTCATTTTTCATTGACTTAGTAAAAGAATATGGTTATTTTAGTATGTTTGTTTTTAATTGGCTACTACTTTTTGGATTACCCATTCCAAATGAAGTAGCTGCAGCTTTTTCAGGGGTGTTAACAGAAATCAGTTATTTTAAGCCAGTCTATGCTTTTTTATCTGCATATTTAGGCTTAGTCACGAGTAATACTTTTGCGTATTTAATTGGTCGGAGTTGGGGACATCGATTATTAAATCGCTTAAACCAAACGCGGTTAAAACATGCAATCGGTCGGTTTAGTGGATTTTTAGAAAAACATGGAGAATGGGCAATTGCTTTTAGTTTTTTCTTGCCTGGCATCCGTTGGGCAATGCCATATGTAGTAGGAGCAAACCGATTTCCATTTTTTCGCTATGTGTTATTTGCGTATACCGCAGGTTTTGTTTGGATGTTCCTTTACTTTAGTATCGGTCGGTCATTTCCTTATGCTTATCAATCGATACTCGAACATGTACAAGTATTCTTGATCTTAGTATCAACTTTCATTATCATACTGATTGTTTGGCGTTATGTCGTTAGTAAAAATAAAACAAAATAA
- the odhB gene encoding 2-oxoglutarate dehydrogenase complex dihydrolipoyllysine-residue succinyltransferase has protein sequence MAEIKVPELAESITEGTIAQWLKQPGDTVEKGEFIVELETDKVNVEVISEEAGVVQEHLAQEGDTVEVGQVIAIVGESSGETTAPKAEEVPQKAEEPAKTEAPATQEPVEKDPAAEEQSSSDRTIASPAARKLAREKGIDLAAISPVDPMGRVRVQDVEAHGSKPAASAPAAKAEAPKSAFSSDEESGRIVREKMTRRRQTIAKRLLEVRQSTAMLTTFNEIDMTNVMALRSRKKDQFLKNNDVKLGFMSFFTKAVTAALKKYPYVNAELEGTDVLLKQFYDVGIAVSTEEGLVVPIVRDTDKKNFAEIEETIGELAKKARDKKLSIADMTGGSFTITNGGVFGSLLSTPILNGAQVGILGMHTIQKRPVAIGDEVEIRPMMYVALSYDHRVIDGSDSVGFLKMVKNMIENPEDLLLES, from the coding sequence GTGGCAGAGATTAAAGTACCAGAACTAGCAGAATCGATTACAGAAGGAACAATCGCTCAGTGGCTTAAACAGCCGGGCGACACAGTAGAAAAAGGAGAATTCATCGTTGAACTTGAAACAGATAAAGTTAACGTTGAAGTTATTTCCGAAGAAGCTGGAGTTGTTCAAGAACACTTAGCACAAGAAGGTGATACAGTTGAAGTTGGACAAGTTATCGCAATTGTTGGCGAAAGTTCTGGGGAAACTACAGCACCTAAAGCTGAAGAAGTTCCACAAAAAGCAGAAGAGCCCGCTAAAACAGAAGCTCCTGCAACTCAAGAACCTGTAGAAAAAGATCCAGCAGCAGAAGAGCAGTCTTCTTCTGATCGTACCATTGCAAGCCCAGCAGCTCGCAAATTGGCACGTGAAAAAGGAATTGACCTTGCTGCAATTTCTCCAGTAGATCCAATGGGCCGCGTACGCGTTCAAGATGTGGAAGCTCATGGGTCAAAACCTGCTGCAAGTGCACCTGCTGCTAAAGCAGAAGCACCAAAATCTGCTTTTTCTTCGGATGAAGAAAGCGGTCGTATTGTTCGTGAAAAAATGACGAGACGCCGTCAAACAATTGCAAAACGTCTTCTTGAAGTTAGACAATCAACGGCAATGTTGACTACTTTCAATGAAATTGATATGACTAATGTAATGGCATTGCGTAGCCGTAAAAAAGATCAATTTCTTAAAAATAACGATGTGAAACTTGGATTTATGTCATTCTTCACAAAAGCAGTTACTGCTGCTTTGAAAAAATACCCATATGTTAACGCTGAATTAGAAGGTACAGATGTATTGCTAAAACAGTTTTATGATGTAGGAATTGCTGTTTCAACTGAAGAAGGACTTGTTGTGCCAATCGTCCGCGATACGGACAAAAAGAACTTTGCTGAAATTGAAGAGACAATTGGTGAACTTGCTAAAAAAGCGCGTGATAAAAAGCTGTCAATTGCAGACATGACAGGTGGTTCGTTCACAATTACTAACGGTGGTGTCTTTGGATCATTGCTATCTACGCCTATTTTGAATGGTGCACAAGTAGGTATTCTTGGAATGCACACAATCCAAAAACGTCCAGTAGCAATTGGCGATGAAGTCGAAATTCGTCCGATGATGTATGTGGCTCTTTCATACGATCACCGCGTAATTGACGGAAGCGATTCTGTTGGTTTCTTGAAGATGGTTAAAAATATGATCGAAAATCCAGAAGATCTCTTACTGGAATCTTAA
- a CDS encoding DUF6501 family protein, producing MIHNEWLEKETIKTVICKHTNAAKFLVSNVLTVGKEYKVKNETDEFIFVVDNTGKIGGFYKTYFE from the coding sequence GTGATTCACAACGAATGGTTGGAAAAAGAAACGATTAAAACCGTAATATGTAAGCACACAAATGCAGCTAAGTTTTTGGTTTCGAATGTATTAACTGTCGGAAAAGAATATAAAGTAAAAAATGAAACCGATGAATTTATTTTTGTGGTAGACAATACAGGGAAAATTGGTGGGTTTTATAAAACTTATTTTGAATAA
- a CDS encoding 2-oxoglutarate dehydrogenase E1 component, producing MSSNHSDTKSPWSSITGPNLGYIMEMYDLYQETPELLDPEYVKLFKQYGPPTDVTPVQQNSVEPNNFGKVLAAVNLAEAVRAHGHLASDIYPLKDQPIDTSRMEPSTYGLSEQDLKEVPVSLILSNAPADVNDGLDAINYLKSLYTEKVAFEFSHVIQPQERSWLQEKIEAGIAKPSLDANKKKQVLDLLTRVEGFEKFVHRTFVGQKRFSIEGVDSLVVLMDELVRMSESAGTEDIMIGMAHRGRLNVLTHILNKPYEMMFAGFAHVGDEAFLPEDGSLQITKGWFGDVKYHMGAAYKSATGTNVKLAYNPSHLEIVSPIVAGQTRAAQEDTSKTGIADLDPKKSYSILIHGDAAFPGQGIVTETLNFSRVRGYQTGGSIHIIANNLIGFTTEQFDSRSTHYSSDPAKGFEVPVIHVNADEPEAVVAVARLAFEYREKFSKDILIDLIGYRRYGHNEMDEPLVTNPTMYHGIHQHDTVRELYGKQLTAEKILTEDDVKKLDIDTQKEMQEAYDRVKENKSDEFPKVEMPEAVLNGFPEVPTGIDKEVLTKMNEELLSWPNDFSAFGKLAKILKRREEPFKGKGKVDWAHAETLAFGTILQDGNPIRLTGQDAQRGTFAQRHLVLHDEKNGNELVPLHHISDAKASFVVYNSPLSEASVLGFEYGYNVENDKALVIWEAQYGDFANMAQMMFDQFISSGRAKWGQKSGLIMLLPHGFEGQGPEHSSARLERHLQMAAENNWTVANLSSASNYFHILRRQAKMLGKESIRPLIIVSPKSLLRHPLVGASVDDLTEGHFQTIIEQPNMGKDVKKVKRVLFASGKMAIDLAERVKDGTDYKWVHIVRVEQLYPFPAEKIKAIVDRYSNAKEIAWVQEEPKNMGSWTFADPYLRELADGKEVKYFGRTQRQSPAEGDGEAHKVEQTRIIDEALAKL from the coding sequence ATGTCTAGCAATCATTCAGATACAAAATCCCCATGGAGTTCCATTACTGGTCCGAACTTGGGATACATAATGGAAATGTATGACTTGTATCAAGAAACACCGGAATTACTTGATCCGGAATATGTTAAACTGTTTAAGCAATATGGGCCGCCGACAGATGTTACTCCAGTACAACAGAATTCTGTCGAGCCGAATAATTTTGGGAAAGTACTAGCTGCTGTTAACTTAGCAGAAGCTGTTCGTGCGCACGGTCATTTAGCTTCGGATATTTATCCGCTAAAAGATCAGCCAATAGACACTAGTCGCATGGAGCCTTCAACTTATGGTCTGAGCGAACAAGATTTGAAAGAAGTACCTGTGTCATTAATTTTAAGCAATGCACCAGCAGATGTAAATGATGGCCTTGATGCAATCAATTATTTAAAATCACTTTACACAGAAAAAGTTGCTTTTGAATTTTCGCATGTAATTCAACCACAAGAACGTAGCTGGTTACAAGAAAAAATCGAAGCTGGAATAGCAAAGCCTTCACTAGATGCTAACAAGAAAAAACAAGTTCTTGATTTGTTGACGCGTGTAGAAGGTTTCGAAAAATTTGTTCACCGTACCTTTGTTGGGCAAAAACGTTTTTCAATAGAAGGTGTGGATTCATTAGTAGTGTTAATGGATGAACTAGTTCGTATGTCTGAGTCAGCAGGAACTGAAGATATTATGATCGGGATGGCACATCGCGGTCGTTTAAATGTGCTTACCCATATTTTAAATAAACCATATGAAATGATGTTTGCTGGCTTTGCTCACGTAGGAGATGAAGCTTTTCTTCCAGAAGATGGTTCGCTTCAAATCACAAAAGGTTGGTTTGGAGATGTAAAATATCATATGGGTGCAGCTTATAAGTCTGCGACAGGTACAAATGTTAAGTTAGCCTACAACCCTTCACATTTGGAAATTGTTAGCCCAATTGTTGCAGGTCAAACGCGTGCTGCTCAAGAAGATACCAGCAAAACAGGTATTGCAGATTTAGATCCAAAAAAATCATATTCTATTCTTATTCATGGAGATGCAGCATTCCCAGGACAAGGAATTGTCACAGAGACTTTAAATTTTAGTCGCGTTAGAGGTTATCAAACGGGTGGGTCTATTCATATTATTGCGAATAACTTGATTGGTTTTACAACTGAGCAATTTGACTCTCGTTCTACACATTATTCTTCAGATCCAGCAAAAGGATTTGAAGTGCCTGTTATTCATGTGAATGCGGATGAGCCTGAAGCAGTTGTTGCAGTAGCTCGTTTAGCATTTGAATATCGTGAAAAGTTCAGCAAAGACATTTTGATCGATTTAATCGGTTACCGTCGATATGGACACAACGAAATGGATGAACCTTTAGTGACAAATCCTACAATGTATCATGGCATTCATCAGCATGATACTGTTCGTGAATTATACGGAAAACAATTAACGGCTGAAAAAATCCTTACTGAAGACGATGTTAAAAAGTTAGATATAGACACACAAAAAGAAATGCAAGAAGCATATGATCGCGTAAAAGAAAATAAATCAGACGAGTTTCCAAAAGTGGAAATGCCTGAAGCAGTTTTAAATGGCTTTCCTGAAGTTCCAACAGGTATTGACAAAGAAGTTCTAACAAAAATGAACGAAGAACTGTTGTCATGGCCAAATGATTTTTCTGCTTTCGGTAAATTAGCTAAAATTTTAAAACGTCGCGAAGAGCCATTCAAAGGAAAAGGTAAAGTAGATTGGGCACATGCGGAAACGCTTGCGTTTGGGACGATTTTACAAGATGGGAATCCGATTCGCTTAACGGGACAAGATGCTCAGCGCGGTACTTTTGCTCAGCGTCACCTTGTTTTACATGATGAAAAGAATGGCAACGAGTTGGTACCGTTACATCATATTTCTGATGCTAAAGCATCGTTTGTTGTTTACAACAGTCCATTAAGTGAAGCATCCGTTTTGGGCTTTGAATATGGTTATAATGTTGAAAATGATAAAGCGTTAGTAATTTGGGAAGCACAGTATGGCGATTTCGCTAATATGGCACAAATGATGTTTGATCAATTTATTTCTTCTGGACGAGCAAAGTGGGGACAAAAATCGGGCCTTATTATGCTGCTTCCTCATGGTTTTGAAGGCCAAGGACCAGAGCACTCAAGTGCTCGTTTAGAAAGACATCTTCAAATGGCTGCTGAGAACAACTGGACAGTCGCGAACCTTTCTAGTGCGTCAAACTATTTTCACATTTTACGTCGTCAAGCTAAAATGCTAGGTAAAGAGTCAATTCGTCCATTAATCATCGTTTCGCCAAAATCATTATTGCGTCATCCACTCGTTGGAGCATCAGTAGATGATTTAACGGAAGGTCATTTTCAAACGATTATTGAGCAACCGAATATGGGCAAAGACGTGAAAAAAGTAAAACGAGTTCTTTTTGCAAGTGGCAAAATGGCAATCGATTTGGCAGAGCGCGTGAAAGACGGTACAGACTACAAATGGGTACACATTGTCCGCGTTGAGCAATTATATCCATTCCCGGCTGAGAAGATTAAAGCGATTGTTGACCGTTATTCTAATGCTAAAGAAATCGCATGGGTGCAAGAAGAACCAAAAAACATGGGGTCCTGGACATTTGCAGATCCATATTTACGTGAATTGGCTGATGGCAAAGAAGTAAAATACTTCGGTCGCACACAGCGCCAAAGCCCAGCAGAAGGTGACGGAGAAGCACATAAAGTCGAACAAACACGTATTATTGACGAAGCATTAGCTAAATTGTAA
- a CDS encoding vWA domain-containing protein produces the protein MTSVNRFIQFNDETIDTKLLHQMELLAGAMADAPYLKVTTRKLVELRPSESALSMSVFWRHRTKKIERHGYLSDIYLMAAGFWRHFDLQDWREFKKTDSKLPSLREQLLLCAEEFRLSEFIKISRPGTTGAFNTREDVYTTYHEDQSKQNLKKSFRADLLINAAYLQLRGKDIDTGEKLLGLSFIWTELFEAKSTKDSVKIVNRMMDRLEFLLESDARHTYYTFGEDVEKVPPFHYHEGIRAERAENPEEIDTIEEWFDAWHRETKLAETPAMEFELERGDSQLAEGGREAEGTGEVQQTAKGDSTGEYKEDSHVEDRQMNSKPKKAEGEFGSANDQVVYHESRLKASSDHRLTIENWRRKQTPYVRSLLKELKKRMTQRQEGIRSNLNAGRLSKKLVPLVVEERPKPFYRKTAPSKELDAVFCLLIDGSASMLDKLEETKQAVLLFHDVLRGLDVPHEIVLFYEDAYEASDAEQPNYFEWMHKFEDRKKDHAETIASFDAHEDNRDGFAIRWMSKRLKRRTEKHRFLLVFSDGEPSAYNYAENGVVDTANAVTEAKKQDIEVLHLFLSSNSISEDQAAFYRKMYGNKSVSADSLEQFVEQTLRLLKRSLHLVIKSG, from the coding sequence ATGACATCAGTAAACCGCTTTATTCAATTTAATGATGAAACCATTGATACAAAGCTACTTCATCAAATGGAATTACTTGCAGGAGCGATGGCCGATGCTCCTTATTTAAAAGTGACGACGCGAAAGTTAGTAGAACTCCGGCCATCAGAATCTGCGCTGTCTATGAGTGTTTTTTGGCGTCATCGAACAAAAAAAATAGAGCGACACGGTTATTTGTCAGATATTTATTTGATGGCAGCTGGGTTTTGGCGTCATTTTGACTTACAGGATTGGCGAGAATTTAAAAAAACAGATTCAAAATTGCCGAGTCTTCGAGAACAATTGCTTTTATGTGCAGAAGAATTTCGGCTGTCTGAATTTATTAAAATATCTCGACCAGGAACCACCGGAGCTTTTAACACAAGAGAAGACGTGTATACAACTTACCATGAAGATCAATCCAAGCAGAACTTGAAAAAAAGCTTTCGAGCAGATTTATTGATCAATGCAGCCTATTTGCAATTACGTGGCAAAGACATTGATACAGGAGAGAAGTTGTTAGGGTTATCGTTTATTTGGACAGAGTTGTTTGAAGCGAAATCAACGAAAGATTCTGTGAAAATTGTTAATCGTATGATGGATCGTCTTGAATTTCTATTAGAATCAGATGCACGCCATACGTATTATACATTTGGTGAAGACGTCGAAAAAGTGCCTCCATTTCATTATCACGAAGGCATTCGAGCAGAAAGAGCAGAAAACCCCGAAGAAATTGATACCATAGAAGAATGGTTCGACGCTTGGCACCGAGAAACTAAACTAGCTGAAACGCCTGCGATGGAGTTTGAGTTAGAGCGAGGTGACTCACAACTTGCTGAAGGTGGCAGAGAAGCAGAAGGAACGGGCGAAGTTCAACAAACAGCAAAAGGCGATTCGACTGGTGAGTATAAAGAAGACAGCCACGTAGAAGATCGCCAAATGAATAGCAAACCTAAAAAAGCGGAAGGGGAATTTGGATCCGCAAATGATCAAGTGGTCTATCATGAGTCGAGGCTGAAAGCTTCAAGTGATCATCGCTTAACTATTGAAAACTGGCGAAGAAAACAAACACCTTATGTACGCTCATTGTTAAAAGAATTAAAAAAACGTATGACGCAAAGACAAGAAGGCATTCGCAGTAATTTAAATGCAGGAAGACTGTCGAAAAAACTCGTACCACTTGTAGTGGAAGAGCGACCAAAACCGTTTTATCGCAAAACAGCGCCTTCGAAAGAACTGGATGCGGTTTTTTGCTTATTGATCGATGGGTCAGCATCGATGCTTGATAAACTAGAAGAAACAAAGCAAGCAGTCTTATTGTTTCACGATGTGTTGCGCGGTTTGGATGTACCACATGAAATCGTCTTGTTTTATGAAGATGCCTACGAGGCAAGTGATGCGGAACAACCAAACTATTTTGAATGGATGCATAAATTCGAAGATCGCAAAAAAGACCATGCAGAGACGATTGCATCATTTGATGCCCACGAAGACAACCGTGACGGTTTTGCAATTCGCTGGATGAGCAAAAGACTGAAACGTAGAACTGAAAAACACCGCTTTTTACTAGTCTTTTCTGACGGTGAGCCATCTGCCTATAATTATGCAGAGAACGGTGTAGTGGACACCGCAAACGCTGTGACAGAAGCGAAAAAGCAAGACATTGAAGTTTTGCATCTATTTTTAAGCAGTAACTCAATTTCAGAAGATCAAGCTGCTTTTTATCGTAAGATGTATGGCAATAAATCTGTCAGTGCAGATTCACTTGAACAGTTTGTAGAACAGACGCTGCGTTTGTTAAAAAGAAGTCTTCACTTGGTTATTAAGTCTGGATAA